The following are encoded in a window of Algiphilus aromaticivorans DG1253 genomic DNA:
- a CDS encoding outer membrane lipoprotein-sorting protein — MTSNNAYRFFRTALRYRAAVIIGCLVAIATFAAQLPGLEKDTTPEAFVPDGSASLAYRDRVEDTFGLKDPMVVAVVNEGDAGVFNPDSLRLVQWLSDRIAEVEGIDPERVTSLATENNIRGTEEGMLVEPFWETPPATPEAAQRVWQQLQRFPLYLGNLVARDGSGTLIVAELLDETAATDIYFALRELAEQAREAGVAGPEDRIHVAGQGAVSGYLSEYISADATRLNPVAAVLITLVLLLAYRSLSGVLLPNVVVLGTVATGLGAMAAAGVPIYVITNSLPVILIGIAVCDSIHIFGQYYEEIARDPGIAAREAVARAMVAMWRPVTLTTATTAAGFLGLATAADLPPMQSYGLFAALGVTAAWLWSLLLLPALLSLFRPRPSRAVRMSAQTTPDLSSRLMAGMGTIVGRHPRATVAAVVALAILGAAGASQVVFNDQRIHSFEPSTPLRLADGAINARFDGTYYLDVVIETDAREALFEPDKLRRIERLQDWMETEGGLRNTTSIVDYIKQMHRAFNGDDPAYYRIPDDSELIAQYFLLYSASGAPTDFEEQVDYDYRQAHVRGQMRHDDFREIAPIVTDLKRHLREHFNTEEMHGVATGALELAHSWLAPLADSTRNGMALALALVFLASALFFRSVLLGLLATLPVAFAVLMVFAVMGYAGIWLGIGTSMFAAIAIGLGVDFAIHTLDRLRHLLGEQGMAYGDAVAALFPTTGRALLFNLLALALGFGVLMSSSVPPLQDFGLLVAVAVVTSFAASLTALPALIALIGPQRLFPTTSSKDDPMPAKPQQQGGFVRLRPLVVLVAIAVAAASVQAQDALPDGPQLMSTVDARDEGVTQKSRIHFLLTDRQGRSREQEAVTLRRYEGDDKKQVLFYREPSNIRGTAFLTYDYADPERDDDQWLYLPAARKTRRISASDRGDYFLGTDLTYEDLKRQNKVSLSDWRFETVGRDEVEGTAVIVVEGAPISERVAEELGYSRARWYVDPETATIRKAENWDLQGNRLKTVRFSDIRQVQDIWTVHEITVDNHKTGHSTRLEISEVVYGLDIDDSAFEQRALSRGLRY; from the coding sequence ATGACAAGCAACAACGCGTATCGCTTCTTCAGAACGGCCCTGCGCTACCGCGCTGCCGTGATCATCGGCTGCCTCGTCGCCATCGCGACCTTCGCGGCGCAACTGCCCGGTCTCGAAAAGGACACGACACCGGAAGCCTTTGTCCCGGACGGCAGCGCCTCGCTGGCCTATCGCGACCGCGTCGAAGACACCTTCGGCCTGAAGGATCCAATGGTGGTCGCCGTCGTCAACGAAGGCGACGCAGGCGTCTTCAACCCGGACTCGCTGCGCCTGGTGCAGTGGCTGAGCGACCGCATCGCCGAGGTCGAAGGCATCGACCCCGAGCGGGTCACCAGCCTTGCCACCGAGAACAACATCCGCGGCACCGAGGAGGGCATGCTCGTCGAGCCCTTCTGGGAAACGCCGCCGGCGACGCCCGAGGCCGCGCAGCGCGTCTGGCAGCAGCTGCAGCGCTTCCCGCTCTATCTGGGCAACCTCGTTGCCCGCGACGGCAGCGGCACCCTCATCGTCGCCGAGCTACTGGATGAGACGGCTGCCACCGATATCTATTTCGCGCTGCGCGAGCTCGCCGAGCAGGCGCGCGAAGCCGGGGTCGCGGGACCGGAGGACCGCATCCATGTCGCCGGGCAGGGCGCGGTCAGCGGCTACCTGTCGGAATACATCAGCGCCGACGCCACGCGCTTGAATCCGGTCGCCGCGGTGCTGATCACCCTCGTCCTGCTGCTGGCCTATCGCAGCCTGTCCGGCGTGCTGCTGCCCAACGTCGTCGTGCTGGGCACGGTGGCGACCGGTCTCGGCGCCATGGCCGCGGCCGGCGTGCCGATCTACGTCATCACCAACTCGCTGCCGGTCATCCTGATCGGCATCGCGGTCTGCGACAGCATCCACATCTTCGGCCAGTACTACGAGGAGATCGCACGCGATCCCGGCATCGCGGCCAGGGAAGCGGTGGCGCGCGCGATGGTGGCGATGTGGCGGCCGGTGACGCTGACCACGGCCACCACCGCCGCCGGCTTCCTCGGCTTGGCGACCGCCGCCGACCTGCCGCCCATGCAGTCCTACGGCCTGTTTGCCGCGCTGGGTGTTACTGCCGCCTGGCTGTGGTCGCTGCTGTTGCTTCCGGCGCTGCTGTCGCTGTTCCGGCCGCGGCCATCGCGTGCGGTGCGAATGAGCGCGCAAACGACGCCGGATCTGTCGAGCCGCCTGATGGCCGGCATGGGCACCATCGTCGGCCGGCATCCGCGCGCCACGGTCGCTGCCGTGGTGGCGCTGGCGATACTGGGTGCAGCGGGCGCCAGTCAGGTCGTCTTCAACGACCAGCGCATCCACAGCTTCGAGCCCTCGACGCCGCTGCGCCTGGCCGATGGCGCCATCAACGCGCGCTTCGACGGCACCTACTACCTGGACGTCGTCATCGAGACCGACGCGCGCGAGGCGCTCTTCGAGCCGGACAAGCTGCGCCGCATCGAGCGCCTGCAGGACTGGATGGAGACCGAGGGCGGCCTGCGTAACACCACTTCCATCGTCGACTACATCAAGCAGATGCATCGCGCCTTCAACGGCGACGATCCCGCGTACTACCGCATACCGGACGACTCGGAGCTGATTGCGCAGTACTTCCTGCTCTATTCGGCCTCCGGCGCGCCCACCGACTTCGAGGAGCAGGTCGACTACGACTACCGCCAGGCGCATGTGCGCGGACAGATGCGGCACGACGACTTCCGCGAAATCGCGCCCATCGTCACCGACCTGAAGCGGCACCTGCGCGAGCACTTCAACACCGAGGAGATGCACGGTGTGGCCACCGGCGCGCTGGAGCTGGCGCATTCCTGGCTGGCACCGCTGGCCGACAGCACCCGCAACGGCATGGCGCTGGCCCTGGCGCTGGTCTTCCTCGCGTCGGCGCTGTTCTTCCGCTCCGTCTTGCTCGGACTGCTGGCGACGCTGCCGGTGGCCTTCGCGGTGCTGATGGTTTTCGCCGTGATGGGCTACGCCGGCATCTGGCTGGGCATCGGCACCTCCATGTTCGCGGCCATCGCCATCGGCCTGGGCGTGGACTTCGCCATTCACACCCTGGACCGGCTGCGCCACCTGCTCGGCGAGCAGGGCATGGCCTACGGCGACGCCGTCGCCGCCCTCTTTCCGACCACCGGCCGCGCGCTGCTCTTCAACCTGCTCGCGCTCGCGCTCGGCTTCGGCGTGCTGATGAGCTCCTCGGTGCCGCCGCTGCAGGACTTCGGCCTGCTGGTGGCCGTCGCCGTCGTCACCAGCTTCGCCGCCAGCCTCACCGCCCTGCCGGCGCTGATTGCGCTCATCGGCCCGCAGCGCCTGTTTCCCACCACTAGCTCGAAGGATGACCCCATGCCCGCCAAGCCCCAGCAACAGGGCGGCTTTGTCCGCCTGCGCCCCCTCGTCGTGCTCGTCGCCATCGCCGTCGCCGCGGCGTCGGTACAAGCCCAGGACGCTCTGCCCGACGGCCCGCAGCTCATGTCCACCGTCGACGCACGCGACGAGGGCGTCACCCAGAAGTCACGCATCCACTTTTTGCTGACCGACCGCCAGGGCCGCAGCCGCGAGCAGGAAGCGGTCACCCTGCGTCGCTACGAAGGCGACGACAAGAAGCAGGTGCTGTTCTACCGCGAGCCCAGCAACATTCGCGGCACCGCCTTCCTGACCTACGACTATGCCGACCCCGAGCGCGACGACGATCAGTGGCTGTATCTGCCGGCCGCGCGCAAGACGCGCCGCATCTCGGCCTCGGACCGGGGCGACTATTTCCTGGGCACCGACCTGACCTACGAGGACCTCAAGCGCCAGAACAAGGTGTCGCTCAGCGACTGGCGCTTCGAGACGGTCGGTCGCGACGAGGTCGAGGGCACCGCGGTCATCGTCGTCGAAGGCGCTCCGATCAGCGAGCGCGTCGCCGAAGAACTGGGTTACAGCCGCGCGCGCTGGTACGTCGACCCCGAAACCGCGACGATCCGCAAGGCCGAGAACTGGGATCTGCAAGGCAATCGCCTGAAGACCGTGCGCTTCTCCGATATTCGTCAGGTCCAGGACATCTGGACCGTGCACGAGATCACCGTCGACAACCACAAGACCGGCCACAGCACACGGCTGGAGATCTCCGAGGTCGTCTACGGCCTCGACATCGACGACAGCGCCTTCGAGCAGCGCGCGCTATCGCGCGGCCTGCGCTACTGA
- a CDS encoding DUF1302 family protein: protein MRARLPWLLLALAPAAAAADWRLGGTAELATAVQTTNGYGQKAELTLLPDVEWRSPWGFDVTAVGRLRADTIDRLEPGRPDRGSYDPWSRPQALGSSGELALRELYADIYLGPLYLRAGKQQIVWGKADGLKLLDQVNPQNFREFILADFEHSRIPQWSLRAEFPLGPVWQAQLIALADVSVDALPPPDGAFAITSPELVPMAPPGTRVRLRPADAPEHRFADGDAGAQLSAFLGGWDLTLNYLYHYVDRPAFQRSATSDGVAVTPRYYRTHTLGGSAANAIGDFTLRSELAYATRRRLIAAAPQDADGVIDSREASAVLGLDWMGLTDTIVSTQLFASWVDLSEGAATRDRVEWDVTQLVERSFRNETLTLRGQLIHDVNAGDGLLRASLSYDYRADLVLRLGTDLFYGRATGRFGQFDRRDRITASITQGF from the coding sequence ATGCGCGCGCGCCTGCCCTGGCTGTTGCTTGCCCTCGCGCCGGCTGCGGCGGCCGCCGACTGGCGGCTGGGCGGCACGGCGGAACTGGCCACAGCCGTGCAGACCACCAACGGCTATGGCCAGAAGGCCGAGCTCACGCTGCTGCCGGACGTTGAGTGGCGCAGCCCGTGGGGCTTCGACGTCACGGCCGTCGGACGGCTGCGCGCGGACACCATCGACCGGCTCGAGCCCGGCCGCCCCGACCGCGGCAGCTACGATCCTTGGAGCCGGCCGCAGGCGCTGGGGAGCAGCGGCGAGCTCGCGCTGCGCGAGCTCTACGCCGATATCTACCTGGGGCCGCTCTACCTGCGCGCCGGCAAGCAGCAGATCGTCTGGGGCAAGGCCGACGGTCTCAAGCTGCTGGACCAGGTCAATCCGCAGAACTTCCGCGAGTTCATCCTGGCGGACTTCGAGCATTCGCGGATTCCGCAATGGTCGCTGCGCGCCGAGTTTCCGCTGGGCCCTGTCTGGCAGGCGCAGTTGATCGCGCTTGCCGACGTTTCGGTGGATGCGTTGCCGCCGCCCGACGGCGCCTTCGCCATCACCTCGCCGGAGCTGGTGCCGATGGCGCCGCCCGGCACGAGGGTGCGGCTCCGCCCCGCGGATGCGCCGGAGCATCGCTTCGCCGACGGCGACGCCGGCGCCCAGCTGTCGGCCTTTCTCGGCGGCTGGGATCTGACGCTGAATTATCTGTATCACTACGTCGACCGGCCGGCCTTTCAGCGCAGTGCCACCTCTGACGGCGTCGCGGTGACGCCGCGCTACTACCGCACGCACACCCTCGGCGGATCGGCCGCCAATGCCATCGGCGACTTCACGCTGCGCAGCGAGCTCGCCTATGCCACGCGCCGGCGACTCATCGCCGCCGCCCCCCAGGACGCCGACGGCGTCATCGACAGCCGCGAGGCCTCGGCGGTGCTCGGCCTCGACTGGATGGGCCTGACCGACACCATCGTCTCCACACAGCTCTTCGCGAGCTGGGTGGATCTCTCCGAGGGCGCGGCGACACGCGACCGCGTCGAATGGGATGTCACACAGCTCGTCGAGCGCAGCTTCCGCAACGAGACGCTGACGCTGCGCGGGCAGCTCATCCACGACGTCAACGCCGGCGACGGCCTGCTGCGCGCCAGCCTGAGCTACGACTACCGCGCCGATCTCGTGCTGCGCCTGGGCACGGACCTCTTCTACGGCCGGGCGACCGGTCGCTTCGGCCAGTTCGATCGACGCGACCGCATCACGGCTTCCATCACCCAGGGCTTCTGA
- a CDS encoding alpha/beta hydrolase, protein MTRASTSPPSPPWTLQLLRASIAVGGQIAPSLTARRLARLFFRPRRTRSTARELPAPDRERTAGGAYLRRWESGPRSVMLLHGWEGHYTQFEALIARLLEAGYTVIAVDPPAHGDAPGSVSHPGRFSDALRDAVAAEDAPYAVIGHSMGAGAALLAAKTGVRLPRMVLIASPASFRYVVDGFLDFVGLQGRGRERFRTLVEREVGHPLDAIEAAELAPAMGDTPVLLVHDRFDRRIPYEHAQRLRAGLSRAQLHETRGLGHQRLLADAGVIARVLEFLDQHATNPHHCAASPRQPETNHVAS, encoded by the coding sequence ATGACCCGAGCAAGTACCAGCCCCCCTTCCCCACCCTGGACGCTGCAGCTGCTGCGCGCGAGCATAGCGGTCGGCGGGCAGATCGCCCCCAGCCTGACTGCGCGGCGTCTGGCACGCCTCTTCTTCCGGCCCCGGCGTACGCGCAGCACGGCACGTGAGCTGCCCGCCCCGGACCGGGAGCGCACCGCCGGCGGCGCCTACCTCCGTCGCTGGGAAAGCGGGCCGCGCAGCGTCATGCTGCTACACGGCTGGGAAGGGCACTACACGCAGTTCGAGGCGCTGATCGCGCGCCTGCTGGAAGCCGGCTACACGGTGATCGCCGTGGACCCGCCGGCGCACGGCGACGCCCCTGGCAGCGTATCGCACCCGGGGCGCTTCAGTGACGCGTTGCGCGACGCGGTCGCCGCCGAGGACGCGCCCTATGCTGTCATCGGGCATTCGATGGGCGCCGGCGCCGCGCTGCTGGCCGCGAAGACGGGCGTGCGACTGCCGCGCATGGTGCTCATCGCCTCGCCGGCCAGCTTCCGCTACGTCGTCGACGGCTTTCTCGACTTCGTCGGGCTGCAGGGCCGTGGCCGCGAGCGATTCCGCACGCTCGTCGAGCGCGAGGTCGGCCACCCGCTGGACGCCATCGAGGCCGCCGAGCTGGCCCCTGCGATGGGCGACACCCCCGTCCTGCTCGTCCATGACCGCTTCGACCGGCGTATTCCCTACGAGCACGCCCAGCGCCTGCGCGCCGGCCTGAGCCGCGCGCAGCTGCACGAGACGCGCGGGCTCGGACACCAGCGCCTGCTGGCCGACGCGGGCGTCATCGCGCGCGTACTGGAGTTCCTCGACCAGCACGCGACCAACCCCCATCACTGCGCGGCGTCGCCGCGCCAACCGGAGACCAACCATGTCGCAAGCTGA
- a CDS encoding enoyl-CoA hydratase/isomerase family protein, with protein sequence MSQAEVHYSTRNGNAWITVHNERARNALSPEVLSQLDARLDQAAADPHARSVVLAGAGKEAFSAGADISYLSTASPAEVRAYARAAIFLTEKIEAMDKIVVAAINGHALGGGLEIAEACTFRIAVRSARLGHPEVRIGAVAGFGGTSRLPRLIGRAQATELLLTGDTITAEKGLALGLVHRVVSADMLSVECEHLLARVNAGAPHALRLTRDAVRRGVELPLGAALRLGADHFGLAASEADFREGTTAFLAKRPPRWAHTLAADNAETEKEVIAS encoded by the coding sequence ATGTCGCAAGCTGAAGTGCATTACAGCACCCGCAATGGCAACGCCTGGATCACGGTCCACAACGAGCGCGCCCGCAACGCGCTGTCGCCGGAGGTCCTGAGCCAGCTCGACGCTCGCCTCGATCAGGCCGCAGCGGACCCACACGCGCGATCCGTCGTGCTCGCCGGCGCCGGCAAGGAGGCCTTCTCGGCGGGCGCGGATATTTCCTACCTGTCGACGGCCTCGCCCGCCGAGGTACGGGCTTACGCGCGTGCGGCCATCTTCCTGACGGAGAAGATCGAGGCGATGGACAAGATCGTCGTCGCCGCCATCAACGGCCACGCCCTCGGTGGTGGCCTGGAAATCGCCGAAGCCTGCACGTTCCGCATCGCGGTAAGGAGTGCGCGCCTCGGCCACCCGGAAGTCCGCATCGGTGCCGTCGCCGGCTTCGGCGGCACCAGCCGCCTGCCGCGGCTCATCGGTCGCGCGCAAGCCACCGAGTTGCTGCTGACCGGCGATACCATCACGGCCGAGAAGGGCCTGGCCCTAGGGCTGGTTCATCGGGTGGTGTCGGCGGACATGCTGAGCGTCGAATGCGAGCACCTGCTGGCGCGCGTCAACGCCGGCGCGCCGCACGCGCTGCGACTGACGCGCGACGCCGTGCGGCGCGGCGTGGAGCTACCGCTCGGCGCCGCGCTGCGACTGGGCGCGGATCACTTCGGGCTGGCGGCGAGCGAGGCGGACTTCCGCGAGGGCACGACGGCCTTTCTGGCCAAGCGCCCGCCGCGGTGGGCGCACACGCTGGCCGCAGACAACGCAGAGACGGAAAAGGAGGTCATCGCATCATGA
- a CDS encoding GFA family protein — MSLRGSCLCGRVRFRIDGPLFDVLNCHCSMCRKYHGAAFKTRARVRAADLGLSQGAEAIRYYESSPGEHKGFCGTCGSPILTRFDHDADTFNISLGTLDDDPGVTPQRHIFVGSKAPWHSITDALPQHQRLE, encoded by the coding sequence ATGAGCCTTCGCGGCAGCTGCCTTTGCGGCCGGGTGCGCTTTCGCATCGACGGCCCGCTCTTCGACGTCCTGAACTGCCACTGCAGCATGTGCCGCAAGTACCACGGCGCGGCATTCAAGACGCGCGCACGGGTGCGCGCCGCCGACCTCGGCCTGAGCCAGGGCGCCGAGGCCATCCGCTATTACGAGTCCTCGCCCGGCGAACACAAGGGCTTCTGCGGCACCTGCGGCTCGCCCATCCTCACCCGATTCGACCACGACGCGGACACCTTCAACATCTCTCTAGGCACGCTGGACGACGACCCTGGCGTCACGCCACAACGTCACATCTTTGTTGGCAGCAAGGCGCCGTGGCACAGCATCACCGACGCGCTTCCGCAGCACCAGAGGCTTGAATGA
- a CDS encoding GNAT family N-acetyltransferase — MTVASDIREIIFSDGVAALLGGSGLPTSDIADDPHIVWFGAMQGSEAHGVIALQPAGTSALLRSLAVAPGKRRAGLGAALIAAAEEKARAMDLDALYLLTEDSGPYMKRHDFQDIAREAVPDPIRRLPQFAGICPASARCMRKQLGARCTGEIAP, encoded by the coding sequence ATGACCGTCGCATCAGATATCCGCGAAATCATCTTCAGCGATGGGGTCGCCGCCTTGCTGGGCGGCTCGGGGCTCCCCACCTCCGACATCGCCGATGACCCGCACATCGTCTGGTTCGGCGCGATGCAGGGAAGCGAAGCCCACGGTGTCATCGCGCTACAGCCGGCCGGCACATCGGCGCTGCTGCGCTCGCTGGCAGTTGCGCCCGGCAAGCGCAGAGCCGGCCTCGGTGCCGCACTGATCGCCGCCGCCGAGGAAAAGGCACGGGCGATGGATCTCGATGCGCTATACCTGCTGACGGAAGACTCCGGCCCGTACATGAAGCGGCACGATTTTCAGGACATTGCACGCGAGGCCGTGCCCGACCCCATCCGGCGCCTTCCTCAGTTCGCCGGCATCTGCCCGGCCAGCGCCCGCTGCATGCGCAAGCAACTGGGTGCGCGTTGCACTGGCGAAATCGCGCCTTAG
- a CDS encoding LemA family protein has protein sequence MTLVVLLSGCGINNIPTYDEKVTAAWSQVENQYQRRADLIPNLVETVKGFAAQEQKTLTAVIEARSKATSIQVDESILNSPEKLQQFQQAQGELSSALSRLMAVSERYPDLKSNQNFLALQAQLEGTENRIAVARRDFIQAVQRYNTELRTFPGKIWHSLLYSDLEPRANFEATTEDPEDAPAVEF, from the coding sequence ATGACGCTGGTTGTGCTTCTCAGTGGCTGTGGGATCAACAACATCCCCACCTACGATGAGAAAGTCACCGCCGCCTGGTCCCAGGTGGAAAACCAGTACCAGCGCCGCGCCGACCTGATTCCCAACCTGGTGGAAACCGTCAAGGGTTTCGCGGCCCAGGAGCAGAAAACCCTGACCGCGGTGATCGAGGCGCGCTCCAAGGCCACGTCGATTCAAGTGGACGAGAGCATTCTCAACAGTCCCGAGAAGCTGCAGCAATTCCAGCAGGCCCAGGGCGAGCTGAGCAGTGCCCTGAGCCGCCTGATGGCGGTGTCCGAGCGCTATCCGGACCTGAAGTCGAACCAGAACTTCCTGGCCCTGCAGGCGCAGCTTGAAGGCACGGAGAACCGTATTGCCGTCGCCCGCCGGGATTTCATTCAGGCGGTGCAGCGCTACAACACCGAGTTGCGCACCTTCCCGGGGAAAATCTGGCACAGCCTCCTGTATAGCGATCTGGAGCCCCGTGCCAACTTCGAAGCCACCACGGAGGATCCGGAAGACGCTCCTGCGGTGGAATTCTGA